ATTTAATCCAGAAGGCAAAGAGGCATGAACTAATAGTTAGCGAATATTTTTATAAAAAAGGTGGTGATCGGTCGTCATCACCTTTTTTGTATTTTTTTATTATGTAAAACTCAAAATAAGCCTTCCAAGCGACAAAAAAAGAAGCTTAAAGCAATTAAATCAGCTGATCCACCAGGGCTAAGATTTTCTTCAATCAATTGTTGATCAAAAAGAATTAAAGCCTGTTCTAGTTCTTTTTCTGAGCTATTGACAGAAAGTGTTTGTAAAAGCTCAGCTGCTTGTTTTTGAACGGTTTGCCAAGCAGCGATACCGCCCCGATTGATTAAATTGGAATCTTCGACCATTGCCATTAAGTGCAACAACAAAATTAAAAACAACATGCGTTGATCTCTTTTATAGTGCTCTCTTAAAAACGGTAGTGCACTATCATTAAGGGAAGGATAGCCTAATTCTGCTTCGCCGCGAATGCCAACGATACCATGTTCTAAATAAAGCTTTTCTCCGTAACTTAAGTGCTTTTTATGGGCCAAACCAGAAAAATCTTTTGAAAGTAACCCTTTTGTCATTTGTTTTACATAGTTAAAAACGTCTGCTGTGTCTTGTTTTGTAAAGGGAATCTGCAATTGTTTATCATTGATTATTTTTCCTGTTGCACTTAAAAGTAAGGCAAAAGAGAAGTTTGCGCCTTTATGGGTATTGACGCCATGGGTTTTTCTTAGCATTGCAGCTTCAGCCTGTTGCCCAAGTGCACGAACCTTTTCAAACAAAATAGAAGGGGAAGCGTCATGATCAAACCCTAGTTCAACATATTCTGAAAGAAATGGAGCAAGTGCGGTGCTACTATCAATAAAAGTAGAATAATTCATGTCTGCATGGGCACCGCAGCTTTTAGGGTCGACCAGACCTGGTTTAGGATAAAGGCTAGCTTCGTATAATAGCGCTTCTAAAGCAAATTCACTGACTAGTTTAGGCGCGTCCTGTTCATTTCGCTGTTTCATTTAAATGTTTTTCCATTTCTTTAAGAATAAAGGTTTGAGAATAATCCAAATGTTCTGTGATAAGTAGTTTTAATTGTTCTTCTTCTTGATTTAGCATGCATTTATAAATCAACCAATGCTCATTTAATGCTTTATCTCGGCGATCTTTAGAACGAATCGAAATATCACGAAAGTAGACAAGATATTCACGTAGTTTCATGACGATCGACTTTAAGCGTAACATCTTGCTTTTTTCGTAAATCAATTCATTGAAATCAGAGAATTTTTGTAAAACCTGATCGATTTCATTAGCTTCATTTAAACGTTCCGTTTCTTCTAACAGCGCTTTTAACTCATCAAAATCTTCAGAATTCATTTCTTTCATCGCTGTGATCGTAGCTAAAACATCCAAAGACTTTCTGATAGCATAAATCTCATTGGCATCATTGAGTGAGATTCCTCGAACGATGATCCCCACACCACGAACATGGTCAACAAGACCTTCTTCAACAAGCTTTTGTAAGGCATAGCGGATCGGTGTACGGCTGATATTCATCACTTCGGAAAACTCTTTTTCGTTGATTCGTTGGCCAGCAGGGATTTCACCTAGAATAATTGTTTTTCGGAAAGCTTTATAAACAAGTTCTTTCAATGGCTCATTAGCGCTTAAATCTAAATTTTTTCCAACTGCTTCTGATATTGTACTCATCTGATTACTCCTCTTCTGATTAATAGTAGGAAAAATAAATGAATATTTTTATTCTATATTGCTTAAAAAAAGATAAGAAAATCGCACAAATCTTTTTATGAAATGTACGATTTTCAAAGAACAAAAATGGTTATTGTGGAATATACAGCGGCATATGACCAGTCAAGATGATCGTTACAACAAAGATAACGAAAATGCCCAAC
The Enterococcus silesiacus DNA segment above includes these coding regions:
- a CDS encoding triphosphoribosyl-dephospho-CoA synthase, with amino-acid sequence MKQRNEQDAPKLVSEFALEALLYEASLYPKPGLVDPKSCGAHADMNYSTFIDSSTALAPFLSEYVELGFDHDASPSILFEKVRALGQQAEAAMLRKTHGVNTHKGANFSFALLLSATGKIINDKQLQIPFTKQDTADVFNYVKQMTKGLLSKDFSGLAHKKHLSYGEKLYLEHGIVGIRGEAELGYPSLNDSALPFLREHYKRDQRMLFLILLLHLMAMVEDSNLINRGGIAAWQTVQKQAAELLQTLSVNSSEKELEQALILFDQQLIEENLSPGGSADLIALSFFFCRLEGLF
- a CDS encoding GntR family transcriptional regulator; protein product: MSTISEAVGKNLDLSANEPLKELVYKAFRKTIILGEIPAGQRINEKEFSEVMNISRTPIRYALQKLVEEGLVDHVRGVGIIVRGISLNDANEIYAIRKSLDVLATITAMKEMNSEDFDELKALLEETERLNEANEIDQVLQKFSDFNELIYEKSKMLRLKSIVMKLREYLVYFRDISIRSKDRRDKALNEHWLIYKCMLNQEEEQLKLLITEHLDYSQTFILKEMEKHLNETAK